Part of the Leishmania infantum JPCM5 genome chromosome 20 genome is shown below.
ACCCCGGCTCTTCCTTCACAACAAACGCATCTTTACCAAGCATTTCCTCAGCTACGCTCTTCACCGCTTCGTACGCCTTCGGGTCGTTGTACGTCACGATGTTGGGCTCCAGCCAGCTCAGCTCGTACTGGGCGCCGTGCGCCTTCGTGATGCCGGCGATGATCTCCTCCATCAGAGAGGGCACCCGAGCCTGAGTGTCGCGGTCGAGGCAGCGCAGTGtgccgcgcatgcgcacggtATCCGGAATCACGTTGTACGCACCGGTGCCGCCCACGATCTGCGTCACGCTCAGTACAGGGGCCTTCAGAGCGCTCACGCGGCGTGATACAACGGACTGGAGGTTTGCCACGACCTCGGAGGCAATGAGAATGGGGTCGACACACAGCTCCGGCTGCGAGGCatggccgccagcaccgcggaTCACAATGTCGAAGTCGTCGCACGCACCGCAGAGGGTGCCCGGTCGGGTCGAGATGGTGCCGACAGGGTATTCTGCAGCGACGTGCAGCCCAAAGATCATGGACACGCCATCCAGCACACCAAGGCCCAccagctgcttcgcgccgctcgggaccacctcctcggcgtGCTGGAAAACAAAGCGAACAGTCCCACGGATGCGGTCGCGCATCTGGCACAGCACCTTCACCGCCCCAAGCAGCATCGCCGTGTGGGCATCGTGGCCACACGCGTGCATCACGCCTGGCCGCTTCGAGCTGAAGGgctcgccgctctcctcctgcagcggcagtgcatcCATGTCGGCGCGCAGGGCGTACATGGGtccctcgccagcgccaccccgCAGGTCCGCCACGACGCTGTTCGGCGTCAGCCGGCGAATGTCCAGCGGTGCGGGCATGCTGCTGAGGACGTCCGCCACGTAGTCGGCGGTGGGCTGCTCCTCATACGCAACATATGGATACTCGTGGAtgtggcgccgccactgcacaGCCTCCGGATGCACCTCCTGAATCAGAGCGCTTATCGGTGAAGTCATGATTGATGTGCAGAGGATGGGATAAGAAGCTGATGAAGTAGTGGAtagcgggggggggggtataGGGTCTACTTGATTGCTTTAAGGGtgcaaaggaggagggtagaagaagggaggggtgaggcGACAGAGGAGGTCACAGTCGGTGTGcgcttttgtgtgtgtgtgtgggagtTGAAAATGGCGGCCCGTGCAAGGCACAGACGTGAGTTGCAGGCAGCATGTATGTGTCTATGCCTTAAGGCAGTAGCCAGTACACTAGACAGAATGGGTACGATGAGTCCACTCGCTCTTCGAGTAAGTGGCCGTGACAGCTGCAACGCGGCCACGAGTGGACATACACAACTACTGTGTTTtttcgcgtgcgtgcctaGGATGGACATTGTGCAGAGATTTGTCTTTTTCAACGTGTCCATTCTCTGCCAGAGAACATGAGCGAAATTCCACTCGATCCCTCGCCCCGCCACAGTCTccacatcgcgtggtgcgaagcagccgtaggcACGCCTCAGAGCAATGTGCCGACTCCGCCATTGGAGCACGACCCCTACCTCAAGCTCTACCGACAAGCTGCTCTGCAGGTCGGCCCACAGCCCCTCTCATTATGCCGGGCACCACCTGCTTCATCCTTCTCGGGGTGGCCTCAGGCTTCACACTAGTAGGGAGTGTGAGGGCGAAGCGAG
Proteins encoded:
- a CDS encoding putative N-acyl-L-amino acid amidohydrolase; translated protein: MTSPISALIQEVHPEAVQWRRHIHEYPYVAYEEQPTADYVADVLSSMPAPLDIRRLTPNSVVADLRGGAGEGPMYALRADMDALPLQEESGEPFSSKRPGVMHACGHDAHTAMLLGAVKVLCQMRDRIRGTVRFVFQHAEEVVPSGAKQLVGLGVLDGVSMIFGLHVAAEYPVGTISTRPGTLCGACDDFDIVIRGAGGHASQPELCVDPILIASEVVANLQSVVSRRVSALKAPVLSVTQIVGGTGAYNVIPDTVRMRGTLRCLDRDTQARVPSLMEEIIAGITKAHGAQYELSWLEPNIVTYNDPKAYEAVKSVAEEMLGKDAFVVKEEPGFGVEDFSEYQAVIPGCYALLGAKPYGDGKAPLAHNCMFRVNEDAFAHGIGLHVNVIRRLLMDS